In Synechococcus sp. KORDI-52, one genomic interval encodes:
- the psbE gene encoding cytochrome b559 subunit alpha, whose product MAAGSTGERPFFEIITSIRYWVIHAVTLPSIFLAGFLFVSTGLAYDAFGTPRPDAYFQASESKAPVVSQRYEGKSELDIRLK is encoded by the coding sequence CGTCCGTTCTTCGAAATCATCACGAGCATCCGCTACTGGGTGATTCACGCCGTGACTCTCCCGTCCATCTTCCTGGCAGGATTCCTGTTCGTGTCCACCGGCCTGGCCTACGACGCCTTCGGAACCCCTCGCCCCGATGCTTACTTTCAGGCTTCTGAAAGCAAAGCTCCGGTGGTGAGCCAGCGCTACGAAGGCAAGTCTGAACTCGACATTCGTCTGAAATAA
- the psbF gene encoding cytochrome b559 subunit beta, protein MTQAPPVSTTPRNYPIFTVRWLALHTLGVPTVFFLGALAAMQFVRR, encoded by the coding sequence ATGACTCAGGCACCTCCCGTCTCCACAACACCACGCAACTATCCGATCTTCACGGTGCGTTGGCTGGCCCTTCACACCCTCGGCGTGCCGACGGTGTTCTTTCTCGGCGCCCTCGCCGCGATGCAGTTCGTCCGCCGCTGA
- a CDS encoding photosystem II reaction center protein L, translated as MERNPNPNNLPVELNRTSLYLGLLFVFVTGVLMSSYFFN; from the coding sequence ATGGAACGCAATCCCAATCCCAACAACCTGCCGGTTGAACTCAACCGAACCAGCCTTTATCTGGGCCTGCTGTTTGTCTTCGTGACCGGCGTGCTCATGTCCAGCTACTTCTTTAACTGA
- a CDS encoding photosystem II reaction center protein J yields MSGKKSPYPDGRIPDRNPDGTPAVPWRSRWTEGVLPLWLVATAGGMAVLFVVGLFFYGSYTGVGSA; encoded by the coding sequence ATGAGCGGAAAAAAATCCCCATATCCCGACGGTCGCATACCCGATCGCAATCCTGATGGCACTCCAGCTGTACCCTGGAGAAGCCGCTGGACTGAAGGCGTTCTGCCTCTTTGGCTGGTGGCCACGGCAGGTGGAATGGCAGTTCTCTTTGTTGTGGGCCTCTTTTTCTACGGCTCCTACACCGGAGTTGGTTCTGCTTGA